A stretch of the Azorhizobium caulinodans ORS 571 genome encodes the following:
- the murG gene encoding undecaprenyldiphospho-muramoylpentapeptide beta-N-acetylglucosaminyltransferase: MSKLVLLAAGGTGGHLFPAEALAAALAARGFTIDLATDSRAARYAGHFPARELHVLSADTVRGRSPVALAKTALALGGGFLSALMLLRRIKPAVVVGFGGYPTVPPLMAASLTGVPSLVHEANGVMGRANRLLASRVKAIATGFPGILDSDPALKAKAVWTGNPLRPAVLEVTRIPYAPPTAEGPLNLLVFGGSQGARVMSDIVPEGLAQLDPALRPRLRIVQQARAEDLDRVQGTYAQAGITAEVAPFFNDLPARMAAAQLVISRSGASTVAELSALGRPSLLVPLPGAIDQDQAANAKALAATGGALPIPQAEFTPERVAREITRLAAAPQTLTQMADAARSAGVLDAADRLADLVARLAGSPSA, from the coding sequence GTGAGCAAGCTCGTCCTCCTCGCCGCCGGCGGCACCGGCGGCCATCTCTTCCCCGCCGAGGCGCTGGCCGCCGCGCTGGCCGCACGCGGCTTCACCATCGACCTTGCGACCGATTCCCGCGCCGCCCGCTATGCCGGCCACTTCCCGGCGCGCGAACTCCACGTGCTCTCCGCCGACACGGTGCGCGGGCGCTCGCCCGTGGCGCTTGCGAAGACCGCCTTGGCACTCGGTGGCGGCTTCCTTTCGGCGTTAATGCTGCTCCGGCGCATCAAGCCTGCCGTGGTGGTGGGCTTCGGCGGTTATCCCACCGTGCCGCCGTTGATGGCCGCCAGCCTCACTGGCGTCCCGAGCCTCGTGCATGAGGCGAACGGCGTGATGGGCCGCGCCAACCGCCTGCTGGCGAGCCGTGTGAAGGCCATCGCCACCGGCTTTCCCGGCATTCTCGACAGCGACCCGGCCCTCAAGGCCAAGGCGGTCTGGACTGGAAATCCTCTGCGCCCCGCCGTGCTGGAAGTAACCCGCATCCCCTATGCGCCGCCCACGGCCGAGGGGCCGCTGAACCTCCTGGTGTTCGGCGGCAGCCAGGGCGCGCGGGTGATGTCCGACATCGTGCCGGAGGGGCTTGCCCAACTCGACCCGGCGCTGCGCCCCCGCCTCAGGATCGTGCAGCAGGCCCGCGCGGAAGACCTCGACCGCGTGCAGGGCACCTATGCGCAAGCCGGCATCACCGCCGAGGTGGCGCCCTTCTTCAATGATCTGCCCGCCCGCATGGCGGCGGCCCAGCTTGTCATCTCGCGCTCCGGCGCCTCCACGGTGGCCGAGCTCTCCGCCCTTGGCCGGCCAAGCCTTCTCGTGCCGCTGCCTGGCGCCATCGACCAGGATCAGGCCGCCAATGCCAAGGCGCTCGCCGCCACCGGCGGGGCGCTGCCCATCCCGCAGGCCGAGTTCACGCCCGAGCGCGTGGCGCGGGAGATCACGCGGCTTGCCGCCGCGCCCCAGACATTGACGCAGATGGCCGATGCGGCCAGAAGCGCGGGCGTGCTCGACGCCGCCGACCGGCTGGCGGATCTCGTCGCGCGCCTCGCCGGCTCGCCCTCGGCCTGA
- the murC gene encoding UDP-N-acetylmuramate--L-alanine ligase gives MKLPEALGSIHFVGIGGIGMSGIAEVLNNLGYTVQGSDVAENANVKRLRENGIAVTVGHKAENIDGAEVVVVSSAIKRDNPELLAARAKRLPVVRRAEMLAELMRLKSCVAIAGTHGKTTTTSLVATLLDKGGFDPTVINGGIINAYGTNARLGAGDWMVVEADESDGTFLKLPAEVAIITNIDPEHLDHFKTFDKVQEAFRTFVENVPFYGFAVMCIDHPVVQALVGRIEDRRIITYGENPQADVRLVDVDLRGGITRFGVVFRDRAGTAEHRIDGLKLPMPGKHNALNATAAIAVARELRVPDDRIIEAIGGFGGVKRRFTRTGEWKGATIFDDYGHHPVEISAVLRAARAATEGQVIAVVQPHRYTRLASLFDEFCTCFNDADHVIVAPVYAAGESPVPGADSEHLVQGLRARGHRSVTALKGPEELAGLVAGLAKPGDFVICLGAGTITQWAYALPGELEKLG, from the coding sequence ATGAAGCTTCCCGAGGCCCTCGGCTCCATTCATTTCGTCGGCATCGGCGGCATCGGCATGAGCGGCATCGCGGAGGTGCTGAACAACCTTGGCTATACGGTGCAGGGCTCGGACGTGGCGGAGAACGCCAATGTGAAGCGCCTGCGCGAGAACGGCATCGCCGTGACCGTGGGCCACAAGGCGGAGAATATCGACGGCGCCGAGGTGGTGGTCGTCTCCTCCGCCATCAAGCGCGACAATCCCGAGCTGCTGGCCGCCCGCGCGAAGCGCCTGCCGGTGGTGCGCCGGGCCGAGATGCTGGCCGAGCTGATGCGCCTCAAGAGCTGCGTCGCCATCGCCGGCACCCATGGCAAGACCACCACGACCTCGCTGGTGGCGACCCTCTTGGACAAGGGCGGTTTCGACCCCACCGTCATCAATGGCGGCATCATCAATGCCTATGGCACCAACGCCCGCCTCGGCGCCGGCGACTGGATGGTGGTGGAAGCGGACGAGAGCGACGGCACCTTCCTGAAGCTGCCGGCGGAAGTCGCCATCATCACCAATATCGACCCCGAGCACCTCGACCACTTCAAGACCTTCGACAAGGTGCAGGAAGCCTTCCGCACCTTTGTGGAGAACGTGCCCTTCTACGGCTTCGCCGTGATGTGCATCGACCATCCGGTGGTGCAGGCCCTCGTCGGCCGTATCGAGGACCGGCGCATCATCACCTATGGCGAGAACCCGCAGGCGGACGTGCGCCTCGTGGATGTGGACCTGCGCGGCGGCATTACCCGCTTCGGCGTGGTGTTCCGCGATCGCGCCGGCACCGCCGAGCACCGCATCGACGGGCTGAAGCTGCCCATGCCCGGCAAGCACAATGCACTGAACGCCACCGCCGCCATTGCGGTGGCCCGCGAGCTGCGCGTGCCGGATGACCGCATCATCGAGGCCATCGGCGGCTTCGGCGGCGTGAAGCGGCGCTTCACCCGCACCGGCGAGTGGAAGGGCGCGACCATCTTCGACGATTACGGCCACCATCCGGTGGAGATTTCCGCCGTGCTGCGCGCCGCCCGCGCCGCCACGGAGGGACAGGTGATCGCCGTGGTGCAGCCCCACCGCTACACCCGCCTCGCCTCGCTGTTCGATGAATTCTGCACCTGCTTCAACGACGCCGACCATGTGATCGTCGCCCCCGTCTATGCGGCGGGCGAGAGCCCGGTGCCGGGCGCCGACAGCGAACATCTGGTGCAGGGCCTACGCGCCCGCGGCCACCGCTCGGTGACGGCGCTGAAGGGGCCGGAGGAGTTGGCCGGCCTCGTCGCCGGCCTCGCCAAGCCCGGCGACTTTGTCATCTGCCTCGGCGCCGGCACCATCACCCAATGGGCCTATGCCCTGCCGGGCGAACTGGAGAAGCTGGGCTGA
- a CDS encoding ribbon-helix-helix domain-containing protein: MRSSKPITVTLGDMAPRVEALRRAGHYASTSEVLRAGVRALEREQEALDAYMREHVRQALEDPRPSVDADEVFDRLKALHQRSEKADGREP; this comes from the coding sequence ATGCGGAGCAGCAAGCCGATCACGGTCACGCTCGGCGATATGGCGCCCCGGGTGGAAGCCCTGCGCCGCGCCGGACATTATGCCTCGACCAGTGAAGTGCTGCGCGCGGGCGTCCGCGCTCTCGAGCGCGAGCAGGAGGCGCTCGACGCTTATATGCGGGAGCACGTCCGCCAAGCCCTCGAAGACCCCCGTCCCAGTGTTGATGCGGACGAGGTGTTCGATCGGCTGAAAGCGCTTCACCAGAGGTCCGAGAAGGCCGATGGGCGTGAGCCTTAA
- a CDS encoding type II toxin-antitoxin system RelE/ParE family toxin gives MGVSLKVTFRPRAAEDLERLYIFIRDAADAGPDIAIRFVLSIQEQCARLADMPERAPLRPEVGEDVRVLSMKRRISIAYRVRRTEVEILGIFYRGQVLDLDPPGEK, from the coding sequence ATGGGCGTGAGCCTTAAGGTCACGTTCAGGCCAAGAGCCGCCGAAGACTTGGAGCGGCTCTATATCTTCATTCGGGACGCGGCGGACGCCGGCCCGGACATCGCCATCCGCTTCGTTCTCAGCATTCAGGAGCAATGTGCGCGTCTGGCAGACATGCCGGAACGCGCGCCCCTGCGCCCGGAGGTCGGGGAGGACGTCCGGGTTCTGAGCATGAAGCGGCGCATCTCCATCGCCTATCGTGTGCGCCGGACGGAGGTGGAGATTCTCGGCATCTTCTACCGAGGCCAAGTGCTGGATCTGGATCCGCCAGGCGAGAAATAG
- a CDS encoding cation diffusion facilitator family transporter — protein MSRNLQVAAASVLIGVIVLALKGAAYWVTGSIALLSDALESIINVAASLAAFFALQISGRPADDNHPYGHHKAEYFSAVLEGVLIVVASLSILREAYYGFLEPHLPEQPLNGMLLNGAATIINAVWCVVLLRIGKARRSPALIADGKHLMTDVVTSVGVLIGFVLVPVTGWPQLDPILAGLVAINILWTGWGLMRESVGGLMDAAPPPDVVGRIRELVSTHAAGAIEAHDLRTRHAGRMTFVEFHLVVPGDMTVAAAHVICDRIERALEEEMDDTIITIHVEPEGEAKHRGVVVL, from the coding sequence ATGAGCCGCAACCTTCAGGTGGCAGCCGCAAGCGTCTTGATCGGGGTCATCGTCCTGGCCCTCAAAGGCGCGGCCTATTGGGTCACCGGCTCCATCGCCCTTCTGTCCGACGCGCTGGAAAGCATCATCAATGTCGCGGCCTCGCTCGCGGCCTTCTTCGCGCTCCAGATCAGCGGCCGGCCGGCCGACGACAACCACCCCTACGGGCATCACAAGGCCGAGTATTTCTCGGCCGTGCTGGAAGGCGTGCTGATCGTCGTCGCCTCCCTCTCCATCCTGCGGGAGGCCTATTACGGCTTCCTCGAGCCGCATCTCCCCGAGCAGCCGCTGAACGGCATGCTGCTGAACGGCGCCGCCACCATCATCAACGCCGTGTGGTGCGTGGTGCTGCTGCGCATCGGCAAGGCCCGCCGCTCGCCCGCCCTCATTGCCGACGGCAAGCACCTCATGACCGACGTGGTCACGTCGGTCGGCGTGCTTATCGGCTTCGTGCTGGTGCCGGTCACGGGATGGCCGCAGCTCGATCCCATCCTCGCGGGCCTCGTCGCCATCAACATCCTCTGGACCGGCTGGGGCCTGATGCGGGAGTCCGTGGGCGGCCTCATGGATGCCGCTCCGCCGCCGGACGTGGTGGGCCGCATCCGCGAACTCGTCTCCACCCATGCCGCCGGCGCCATCGAGGCGCACGACCTGCGCACCCGCCATGCCGGCCGCATGACCTTCGTGGAATTCCACCTCGTGGTGCCCGGCGACATGACGGTCGCCGCCGCCCACGTGATCTGCGACCGCATCGAGCGGGCGCTGGAGGAGGAGATGGACGACACCATCATCACCATCCATGTGGAGCCCGAAGGAGAGGCCAAGCATCGGGGCGTGGTGGTGCTCTGA
- the murB gene encoding UDP-N-acetylmuramate dehydrogenase yields MTTPAFPDLVPALAAALPELRGKLTANAPIADVTWFRVGGPAQVLFQPADEADLAYALAHLPAEIPVTVIGLGSNLIVRDGGVPGMVIRLGRGFTDIAVDGTTIVAGAGVPDVKVARAAADAGLAGLAFLRGIPGAIGGALRMNGGAYGGETKDALMSARAVDRAGRIHILSLDDMGFTYRHSAAPEDFIFTQATFRGTPGEVAEIQAEMERITSSREATQPIKSRTGGSTFKNPPGHKAWQLVDAAGCRGLVLGRAQVSEMHTNFLINLGCATAAEIEGLGEEVRRRVLETSGVTLEWEIKRIGLPA; encoded by the coding sequence ATGACAACGCCCGCCTTTCCCGATCTCGTGCCCGCCCTTGCCGCCGCGCTTCCGGAGCTGCGAGGCAAGCTCACCGCCAATGCCCCCATCGCCGATGTGACCTGGTTCCGCGTCGGCGGACCGGCGCAGGTGCTGTTCCAGCCGGCGGACGAGGCGGACCTCGCCTATGCGCTGGCGCACCTGCCGGCGGAGATCCCGGTCACGGTCATCGGCCTCGGCTCCAACCTCATCGTGCGCGACGGCGGGGTGCCCGGCATGGTGATCCGGCTGGGGCGAGGCTTCACCGACATTGCGGTGGACGGCACCACAATCGTCGCGGGCGCGGGCGTGCCGGACGTGAAGGTGGCGCGGGCGGCGGCGGATGCAGGGCTCGCAGGCCTTGCCTTCCTGCGCGGCATTCCCGGCGCCATCGGCGGCGCCTTGCGGATGAACGGCGGCGCCTATGGCGGCGAGACCAAGGATGCGCTGATGTCCGCCCGCGCCGTGGATCGTGCCGGGCGCATCCATATCCTCTCCCTGGACGACATGGGCTTCACCTATCGCCACAGCGCCGCGCCGGAAGACTTCATCTTCACGCAGGCGACCTTCCGGGGCACGCCCGGCGAGGTGGCGGAGATTCAGGCGGAGATGGAGCGCATCACCTCCTCCCGCGAGGCGACCCAGCCCATCAAGAGCCGCACCGGCGGCTCCACCTTCAAGAACCCGCCGGGCCATAAGGCTTGGCAATTGGTGGACGCCGCCGGCTGCCGGGGCCTCGTCCTGGGTCGCGCGCAGGTGTCGGAGATGCACACCAACTTCCTCATCAATCTCGGCTGCGCCACCGCCGCCGAGATCGAAGGCCTCGGCGAGGAAGTCCGCCGCCGGGTGCTGGAAACCAGCGGCGTAACGCTGGAGTGGGAAATCAAACGGATCGGCCTTCCGGCCTGA
- a CDS encoding D-alanine--D-alanine ligase yields MAKHVAVLMGGWSPEREVSLRSGAGCAKALEEVGYRVTRVDVDRDVAEVLARLKPDVALNLLHGCPGEDGTIQGILEILRIPYSHSGVLASALAMDKARAKVVMAAAGIPVPGGHLVTRAEAAKGHVLPPPYVLKPNTGGSSVGVFIVKEDQPHPPQELFRADWTFGESLMAEPFIKGLELTCGVMGDRALDVIEVEAVHGFYDYESKYAAGGSRHILPARVLPQIYQQVRMLALEAHRALGCRGISRADFRYDDTLPDGKGLVCLEVNTQPGMTETSLVPDMAAHAGISFGELVTWMVEDATLDR; encoded by the coding sequence ATGGCGAAGCATGTGGCTGTGCTGATGGGCGGATGGTCTCCGGAACGGGAGGTCTCGCTCCGGTCCGGCGCCGGCTGCGCCAAGGCGCTGGAAGAGGTCGGCTACCGCGTCACCCGCGTGGATGTGGACCGCGACGTGGCCGAGGTGCTCGCCCGCCTCAAGCCGGACGTGGCGCTGAACCTGCTGCACGGTTGCCCCGGCGAGGACGGGACCATCCAGGGCATCCTCGAAATCCTGCGCATTCCCTATTCCCATTCCGGCGTGCTCGCCTCCGCGCTCGCCATGGACAAGGCCCGCGCCAAGGTGGTGATGGCGGCGGCCGGCATTCCCGTGCCCGGCGGCCATCTCGTCACGCGGGCCGAGGCGGCGAAGGGCCACGTCCTGCCCCCGCCTTATGTGCTCAAGCCCAATACCGGCGGCTCCAGCGTCGGCGTCTTCATCGTCAAGGAAGACCAGCCGCATCCGCCGCAGGAGCTGTTCCGCGCCGACTGGACGTTCGGCGAATCACTGATGGCCGAGCCCTTCATCAAGGGCCTCGAACTCACCTGCGGCGTGATGGGCGACCGCGCGCTGGACGTGATCGAGGTGGAAGCTGTGCACGGCTTCTACGATTATGAATCCAAATACGCCGCCGGCGGCTCCCGCCACATCCTTCCGGCGCGCGTTTTACCCCAAATTTACCAACAGGTCCGGATGCTGGCCCTTGAAGCGCACCGCGCGCTCGGCTGCCGGGGGATCTCCCGTGCTGACTTCCGCTATGACGACACCCTTCCCGATGGAAAGGGGCTCGTGTGCCTGGAGGTCAACACACAGCCCGGCATGACCGAGACGTCTCTGGTGCCGGACATGGCGGCCCATGCGGGCATTTCCTTCGGCGAGCTTGTGACATGGATGGTCGAGGACGCGACGCTGGATCGCTGA
- a CDS encoding cell division protein FtsQ/DivIB, producing the protein MANPSPARPRPAGEPTQTRRPAPPQAAAARRHKPRPISDFRPPSRLSLLLHRLSVRMGASSIGRRSGGVLAWLVIGGFVAYGTVLGGHVEEARSLAVDVGDLAANVAGFRIKQVDLSGQNHVTPAEILAAAGIKQTTSLLLVDADATRQKLEEMPWIASATVRKLYPDKIQIAVVERQAYALWQVNGELKVIARDGTPIAPYSDDPRYISLPIVVGEGAQKQVQDIVDALGRVPAVRDQVRASILVAGRRWTLKLRNGIDVRLPEQGLDGALTELADLDRDKKLLTRDITIVDLRLPDRVVVRLSDAAADARMQMLKARAKAKKVGAT; encoded by the coding sequence ATGGCCAACCCCAGCCCGGCCCGGCCGCGCCCGGCCGGCGAACCCACCCAGACCCGCCGCCCGGCCCCGCCGCAGGCGGCTGCGGCGCGGCGCCACAAGCCGCGCCCCATCAGCGACTTCCGGCCGCCCAGCCGGCTCTCCCTGCTGCTGCACCGGCTCTCGGTGCGCATGGGTGCCTCCAGCATCGGGCGGCGCAGCGGCGGCGTGCTGGCCTGGCTGGTGATCGGCGGCTTCGTCGCCTACGGCACCGTGCTCGGCGGCCATGTGGAGGAAGCCCGCTCCCTCGCGGTGGACGTGGGCGACCTTGCCGCCAACGTGGCCGGCTTCCGCATCAAGCAGGTGGACCTCTCCGGCCAGAACCACGTCACCCCCGCCGAGATCCTGGCGGCGGCCGGCATCAAGCAGACCACCTCGCTGCTGCTGGTGGACGCCGATGCCACCCGCCAGAAGCTGGAGGAGATGCCGTGGATCGCCAGCGCCACCGTGCGCAAGCTCTATCCCGACAAGATCCAGATCGCGGTGGTGGAGCGTCAGGCCTATGCCCTCTGGCAGGTGAATGGCGAGCTCAAGGTCATCGCTCGCGACGGCACCCCCATCGCCCCCTATTCGGATGATCCGCGCTACATCAGCCTGCCCATCGTGGTGGGCGAGGGCGCACAGAAGCAGGTGCAGGACATCGTCGATGCCCTCGGCCGCGTGCCGGCGGTGCGTGACCAGGTGCGCGCCTCCATTCTGGTCGCCGGCCGGCGCTGGACGCTGAAGCTGCGCAACGGCATCGACGTGCGCCTGCCCGAACAGGGGCTCGACGGCGCCCTCACCGAACTCGCCGATCTCGATCGCGACAAGAAACTGCTCACCCGCGACATCACAATCGTGGACCTGCGGCTGCCCGACCGGGTCGTCGTCCGCCTGTCCGACGCTGCCGCAGATGCCCGGATGCAGATGCTCAAAGCCCGTGCCAAGGCCAAGAAGGTAGGCGCCACATGA
- the ftsA gene encoding cell division protein FtsA has product MRSRLAQGFAPKMRPLPPKKSGIVGVLDIGTSKIVCMIARLKPRPASDVLRRRTHSIDVLGIGHTRAHGVKGGAVVDMARAEAAIRQAVDMAERASGVQIASVILGVSGARLSSQHYEAQVRITASAVEEFDIRRVLEAASTYAVGDGRAVMHALPVGYTLDSRRGIGEPCGMLGKELGVDMHVVTGDLTSLKNLVLCVERCHLGIEAMVAAPYAAALSSLTDDEMELGVTLIDMGAGTTTFSVVSGGHCIHVDGIAVGGQHITNDVARGLPARLADAERLKALHGAVVAVSSDEHDMLTIPPLSGDERDQPNLVPKSRLVTIVKPRAEEIVELIRDRLKASGHVGDAARRLVLTGGAAQLQGLPDLMARVIGPQVRIGRPLGVSRLPEAARGTAFAVAAGLLVYPQVAGLEHFEPRRRQAVGAESGSYFGRVGQWLRDSF; this is encoded by the coding sequence ATGAGGTCTCGCCTCGCTCAGGGCTTCGCCCCGAAGATGCGCCCGCTGCCGCCCAAGAAGAGCGGCATCGTCGGCGTGCTGGATATCGGCACCAGCAAGATCGTGTGCATGATCGCCCGCCTGAAGCCGCGACCGGCCTCCGACGTGCTGCGCCGGCGCACCCACTCCATCGACGTGCTCGGCATCGGCCACACCCGCGCCCATGGCGTGAAGGGCGGCGCGGTGGTGGACATGGCCCGCGCCGAGGCCGCCATCCGGCAGGCGGTGGACATGGCCGAGCGCGCCTCGGGCGTGCAGATCGCCTCGGTGATCCTCGGCGTCTCCGGCGCGCGCCTGTCCTCGCAGCATTACGAGGCGCAGGTGCGCATCACCGCCTCGGCGGTGGAGGAATTCGACATCCGCCGCGTGCTGGAAGCCGCCTCCACTTATGCGGTGGGCGACGGCCGCGCGGTGATGCACGCTCTGCCCGTGGGCTACACGCTCGACAGCCGGCGCGGCATCGGCGAGCCGTGCGGCATGCTGGGCAAGGAGCTCGGCGTCGACATGCATGTGGTGACGGGCGACCTCACCTCACTGAAGAATCTCGTGCTGTGCGTGGAGCGCTGCCATCTCGGCATCGAGGCCATGGTGGCCGCGCCGTATGCGGCGGCGCTCTCCTCACTCACCGACGACGAGATGGAACTCGGCGTCACGCTCATCGACATGGGCGCCGGCACCACCACCTTCTCGGTAGTCTCGGGCGGCCACTGCATCCATGTGGACGGCATCGCGGTTGGCGGCCAGCACATCACCAATGACGTGGCGCGCGGCCTGCCGGCCCGCCTCGCCGACGCCGAGCGCCTGAAGGCGCTGCACGGCGCGGTGGTCGCGGTCTCCTCCGACGAGCACGACATGCTGACCATCCCGCCGCTTTCGGGCGACGAGCGGGACCAGCCCAACCTCGTGCCGAAGTCGCGTCTGGTGACGATTGTGAAACCACGCGCGGAAGAAATCGTGGAACTGATTCGCGATCGCCTGAAGGCCTCCGGCCACGTAGGCGACGCGGCGCGCCGCCTCGTGCTCACGGGCGGGGCCGCGCAGCTCCAGGGCCTGCCGGACCTCATGGCCCGCGTCATCGGCCCACAGGTGCGAATCGGCCGCCCGCTTGGGGTTTCCCGCCTGCCGGAAGCGGCGCGAGGCACGGCCTTTGCCGTGGCGGCGGGCCTGCTCGTCTATCCGCAGGTGGCGGGCCTCGAACATTTCGAGCCGCGGCGGCGTCAAGCCGTCGGGGCGGAGAGCGGCTCTTATTTCGGCCGCGTTGGTCAATGGCTGCGTGACAGCTTTTAG
- the ftsZ gene encoding cell division protein FtsZ, translating into MSINLQMPDIRELRPRITVFGCGGAGGNAVNNMISAGLSGVEFVVANTDAQALSLSKADRLVQMGVAVTEGLGAGSQPEVGRAAAEEVIDEIRDHLSGSHMVFITAGMGGGTGTGAAPVVARAARELGILTVGVVTKPFHFEGQRRMRVAEHGINELQKTVDTLIVIPNQNLFRVANEKTTFADAFAMADQVLYSGVACITDLMVKEGLINLDFADVRAVMRDMGKAMMGTGEASGDKRALQAAEAAIANPLLDEISMRGAGGLLISITGGNDMTLFEVDEAATRIREEVDPDANIILGATFDQSLDGIIRVSVVATGIDPAVVPEQIQTSTTLGEFQGRKMSNAGRAAVEQAREAQIRSAVASISAEDLMDLEPAAPPAPPVAQQPLPQPTAYREPAPQQAPAPQPAPRQSFPERTTQPAQVVDEVTIRAATPKPSFFVEPEQPPAPPPVVEDEFAPYIPPQTQRPRAPRMPRVDELPVPAQNQIRAQRGEAPVEQKRMTLLQRLASVGGLGRSHDEPEAPPARREQPSMRAPEPRGADPRMGGRPGDPVSEFAKRPATRPQAEVPSRQAPQQGHDDDQLDIPAFLRRQAN; encoded by the coding sequence ATGTCGATCAACCTTCAGATGCCCGACATTCGGGAGTTGCGGCCCAGGATCACGGTGTTTGGATGCGGCGGTGCCGGTGGCAACGCGGTGAACAACATGATCAGCGCCGGCCTGTCCGGCGTGGAGTTCGTGGTTGCGAACACCGATGCCCAGGCGCTCTCGCTCTCCAAGGCCGACCGGCTCGTCCAGATGGGCGTCGCCGTCACCGAAGGCCTCGGCGCCGGTTCGCAGCCGGAAGTCGGCCGCGCCGCCGCCGAAGAAGTCATTGACGAGATCCGCGACCACCTGTCCGGCTCGCACATGGTGTTCATCACCGCCGGCATGGGCGGTGGCACCGGCACCGGCGCTGCCCCCGTGGTGGCCCGCGCCGCCCGCGAGCTCGGCATCCTGACCGTCGGCGTCGTGACCAAGCCCTTCCACTTCGAGGGCCAGCGCCGCATGCGCGTCGCCGAGCACGGCATCAACGAGCTGCAGAAGACGGTCGACACGCTGATCGTCATCCCGAACCAGAACCTGTTCCGGGTGGCCAACGAGAAGACCACCTTCGCCGACGCCTTCGCCATGGCGGACCAGGTGCTCTATTCCGGCGTCGCCTGCATCACCGACCTCATGGTGAAGGAAGGCCTCATCAACCTCGACTTCGCCGACGTCCGCGCCGTGATGCGCGACATGGGCAAGGCGATGATGGGCACTGGCGAGGCTTCGGGCGACAAGCGCGCCCTCCAGGCGGCGGAAGCCGCCATCGCCAACCCGCTGCTGGACGAAATCTCCATGCGCGGCGCTGGCGGCCTGCTCATCTCCATCACCGGCGGCAACGACATGACGCTGTTCGAGGTGGACGAGGCGGCGACCCGCATCCGCGAGGAAGTGGATCCCGACGCCAACATCATCCTCGGCGCGACCTTCGACCAGTCGCTGGACGGCATCATCCGCGTGTCGGTGGTTGCCACCGGGATCGACCCGGCGGTGGTTCCCGAGCAGATCCAGACCAGCACGACGCTGGGCGAGTTCCAGGGCCGCAAGATGTCCAACGCCGGCCGTGCCGCCGTGGAGCAGGCCCGCGAGGCCCAGATCCGCAGCGCGGTGGCTTCCATCTCCGCCGAGGACCTGATGGACCTCGAGCCGGCGGCCCCGCCCGCCCCGCCGGTGGCCCAGCAGCCGCTGCCCCAGCCGACCGCCTATCGTGAGCCTGCCCCGCAGCAGGCTCCGGCGCCCCAGCCGGCGCCCCGGCAGTCCTTTCCCGAGCGCACCACCCAGCCGGCGCAGGTGGTGGACGAAGTGACCATCCGCGCCGCCACGCCGAAGCCCTCCTTCTTCGTGGAGCCCGAGCAGCCCCCGGCGCCCCCGCCGGTGGTCGAGGACGAGTTCGCGCCTTACATCCCGCCGCAGACCCAGCGTCCGCGTGCGCCCCGGATGCCCCGCGTGGATGAACTCCCCGTGCCGGCGCAGAACCAGATCCGCGCCCAACGCGGCGAGGCTCCGGTGGAGCAGAAGCGCATGACGCTGCTCCAGCGCCTTGCCAGCGTCGGCGGCCTCGGCCGTAGCCATGACGAGCCGGAAGCGCCTCCGGCCCGCCGCGAGCAGCCGAGCATGCGGGCTCCCGAGCCCCGTGGCGCCGATCCCCGCATGGGCGGCCGTCCCGGCGATCCTGTCTCCGAATTCGCCAAGCGCCCGGCCACCCGGCCGCAGGCGGAAGTGCCCAGCCGTCAGGCGCCCCAGCAGGGCCATGACGACGACCAGCTGGACATCCCGGCCTTCCTGCGCCGTCAGGCGAACTGA